In Porites lutea chromosome 7, jaPorLute2.1, whole genome shotgun sequence, a single window of DNA contains:
- the LOC140944920 gene encoding eukaryotic translation initiation factor 5-like: protein MALVNVNRKNMDQFYRYKMPKLLAKVEGKGNGIKTVIVNMVEIAKALQRPPAYPTKYFGCELGAQTQIDLKNERYIVNGSHDADKLQEILDGFIEKFVLCPDCENPETVLNVEPRKERIGQSCKACGYSGVLHMQHRLITFICKNPPNEAAGTPSKKDKKERRREKQKGQQNGETSPTHNPMQPGENGIENPDFNKEPVAAADDDWSVDTSEEAVQKRMGNLSSGVKGLALTDDTEKTQEERFNLFYSFVKAKKETSSVEKGAKEIVAEAERLDIKDKAVLALSEVLFDSKMLSQIPKFRNLFLRFVNGNHKAQKYLLGAFELLIGQSFPDELMPKAALILKAFYDSDLVEEEVILQWSEKVSKKYVSKEVCSQIHTKVAPFIKWLKEAEEEESSEEEEEEEEVEVVYDTKAQQLKAQVDNTAPAEDDDDLDIDAI from the exons ATGGCTCTCGTCAATGTCAACAGAAAGAACATGGACCAGTTCTATCGTTACAAGATGCCAAAACTCCTAGCTAAG GTGGAAGGGAAAGGAAATGGAATCAAAACAGTAATTGTCAATATGGTGGAGATAGCTAAAGCATTGCAGAGGCCACCTGCAT aTCCAACTAAATACTTTGGTTGTGAGTTGGGAGCCCAAACCCAAATTGACCTAAAGAATGAGCGTTACATCGTCAATGGGTCACATGATGCAGACAAGTTGCAAGAGATACTTGACGGATTTATTGAGAAGTTTGTGTTGTGTCCAGATTGTGAAAATCCTGAAACTGTGCTG AATGTAGAGCCACGCAAGGAAAGGATTGGACAGTCATGCAAAGCATGTGGATACAGTGGAGTTCTTCATATGCAACATAGACTCATTACCTTTATTTGCAAAAATCCTCCAAATGAAGCAGCAGGAACCCCTTCTAAAAA AGACAAAAAGGAACGACGCAGAGAGAAGCAGAAAGGGCAACAAAATGGGGAAACTAGCCCTACCCACAATCCAATGCAACCTGGGGAGAATGGGATTGAAAACCCTGACTTCAACAAAGAG CCAGTTGCAGCTGCAGATGATGATTGGAGTGTAGATACAAGTGAAGAAGCTGTGCAGAAGAGAATGGGAAATCTTTCCTCAGGTGTTAAAGGATTAGCACTAACTGACGATACTGAAAAGACGCAGGAAGAGCGCTTCAATCTGTTTTATTCCTTTGTTAAG gcaaaaaaggaaacaagcaGCGTGGAAAAGGGTGCAAAAGAGATTGTTGCCGAAGCAGAAAGGCTTGATATAAAGGACAAAGCTGTGTTAGCCCTTAGTGAAGTACTTTTTGATAGTAAAATGCTCAGCCAAATCCCCAAGTTCCGAAATCTGTTTTTGAGG ttTGTTAATGGTAACCACAAGGCCCAGAAGTACCTGCTGGGTGCATTTGAGCTGCTTATTGGGCAGTCTTTTCCTGATGAGTTGATGCCTAAGGCAGCTCTTATTCTAAAAGCATTTTATGACTCTGACCTTGTGGAGGAGGAGGTGATCTTACAGTGGAGCGAAAAG GTTTCCAAAAAGTATGTGAGTAAAGAGGTGTGCTCTCAGATCCACACAAAGGTGGCTCCTTTTATCAAGTGGCTGAAAGAAGCAGAAGAAGAAGAGTCCAgtgaagaagaggaagaagaagaggaggtGGAGGTAGTCTATGATACTAAGGCGCAGCAGCTAAAGGCTCAGGTTGACAACACAGCTCCAGCTGAGGATGACGATGACTTGGACATTGATGCTAtttaa
- the LOC140943000 gene encoding retinol dehydrogenase 7-like, which produces MFSELPQFLFSLQGFLLMIILVVTLYVISCLLFPDVSVSDLEKKAVLITGCDSGFGYELAKKLDSRGLQVFAGCLTSDGQAKLRSECSRKLTTLQLDVTNASDVQNALKEVNSHLPPQGLWAIVNNAGIGPVGLIEWQNVEEMKHVLDVNLWGMVSVTKAFLPQLKKTKGRIVNVASTWGTISLPSVTAYCISKHGVQAFCDSLRREVKQFGVSVHILDPGMFRTNLANSEVAIKQVERLWANLDVDTKKSYGGELNLGKVMYAGQFMFFLSPHIYKVVDAMTHAVTSTRPKLRYGVGWDHKFFWRPLSLLPSEIQDLILPPMQAHKGAP; this is translated from the exons ATGTTTAGCGAACTGcctcaatttttgttttcccttcaaGGCTTTCTATTGATGATAATTCTTGTTGTAACGCTGTACGTCATTTCTTGCCTTTTGTTCCCTGATGTTTCCGTTTCTGATTTGGAGAAGAAAGCCGTTCTTATCACGGGATGCGACAGTGGTTTTGGTTACGAGCTCGCAAAGAAGCTCGATTCTCGAGGTTTACAGGTTTTTGCTGGGTGTCTAACTTCAGACGGACAAGCAAAGCTGAGAAGTGAATGCTCTCGAAAACTGACCACATTACAACTTGACGTTACAAATGCGAGCGACGTGCAGAATGCTTTGAAAGAAGTAAATTCCCACCTGCCTCCCCAAG GTTTGTGGGCTATAGTGAACAATGCTGGGATTGGACCTGTGGGTCTTATTGAATGGCAGAATGTAGAAGAAATGAAGCATGTTCTTGATGTCAATCTCTGGGGGATGGTATCAGTGACCAAGGCATTCTTGCCACAGCTTAAGAAAACCAAGGGACGCATTGTTAATGTAGCTAGTACATGGGGAACAATTTCGCTCCCCTCTGTAACAGCATATTGCATATCAAAGCATGGTGTTCAAGCATTTTGTGATTCTCTGCGTCGAGAGGTAAAGCAGTTTGGTGTTTCTGTTCACATTTTGGACCCTGGTATGTTTAGAACCAACCTGGCAAATAGTGAAGTGGCTATAAAGCAGGTAGAGAGGTTATGGGCTAACCTTGATGTGGACACAAAGAAAAGTTATGGAGGAGAGTTAAATTTAG GAAAGGTCATGTATGCTGGTCAGTTTATGTTTTTTCTGTCACCACATATTTACAAAGTGGTTGATGCAATGACGCATGCTGTGACATCCACTCGACCTAAGCTGCGGTATGGAGTAGGATGGGACCACAAATTCTTTTGGAGGCCTCTTTCTCTTTTGCCATCTGAAATACAAGATTTAATTCTTCCTCCTATGCAAGCACACAAAGGAGCTCCGTAA
- the LOC140942918 gene encoding menin-like, giving the protein MEADSNFPLKDIASVVEVFKVELAKIEPNLAKLSIILGFFETALTCKGSSNSCPSLDKETFDALGGKFQALVQKDLNANREQKPATREFVVDVADLVWSCLSKSYFKDKPHIQNLYSFLTGNRLDCFGVAFAVVAICQALGYNDVHLALSEDHAWVVFGESGKETAEVTWHGKGNEDKRGRPVDFDESTAHSWLYLSGYPVKCTRHMEVASMVTSINPNINSTTDSVELASLQQQLLWLLYDQGHLKRYPLALGNLGDLEEISPTPGHPSAEDILKEGIRVGQSLYKDYHVYPYTYLAGYYYRQKQYLKAMDHWVKAAYVAGKYNYSKGDEEMFKEFYEIANDFIPNILKITSSIKGDSGTILSANLAEDPTFFSLVLQFYDGVCLWEEGSQTPVIHADWAKKLVQSISRFSPACRSALSSMHAGKLPSVHEPVKNDTPEIKSSAEESRSLSSSNKIENNSSATASVENSKEPVVLNLRSQKMKGMRDLLTTSGKINTSAIKLQLTAQSQVSVPKNRRRSSFKTDDYVYDFGEGAEGEDEEEEEEEKEKRPRKAMKGDRDYVVY; this is encoded by the exons ATGGAGGCAGACTCcaattttcctttgaaagacaTCGCGTCGGTGGTAGAGGTTTTCAAGGTGGAACTTGCAAAAATAGAACCGAACTTGGCCAAATTATCGATTATTTTAGGGTTCTTCGAGACCGCGTTAACCTGCAAGGGATCCTCCAATAGCTGTCCCAGCTTAGATAAAGAAACCTTCGACGCACTTGGCGGTAAATTTCAGGCCTTGGTTCAGAAAGATTTGAATGCCAACAGAGAACAAAAACCAGCAACGAGAGAATTCGTTGTAGATGTCGCAGATCTAGTCTGGAGTTGTCTTTCAAAGTCCTATTTCAAAGACAAGCCACACATCCAGAATTTATATAGTTTTTTGACAG gAAATCGACTGGACTGTTTTGGTGTTGCCTTTGCTGTAGTTGCCATTTGTCAGGCACTGGGTTACAATGACGTTCATTTAGCACTGTCAGAAGACCATGCCTGGGTGGTTTTTGGTGAGAGTGGCAAAGAGACAGCAGAGGTTACATGGCATGGTAAAGGAAATGAAGATAAACGTGGTCGTCCTGTGGACTTTGATGAGAGCACTGCACACAGCTGGTTGTACCTGAGTGGTTACCCTGTAAAATGCACAAGACACATGGAGGTTGCATCCATGGTAACGTCAataaaccctaacatcaacagCACAACGGACAGTGTGGAGTTAGCTAGTTTGCAGCAG CAACTTTTGTGGTTACTCTATGATCAAGGCCATCTTAAGag ATATCCATTGGCTCTGGGCAATCTTGGTGACTTGGAAGAAATATCACCAACTCCTGGCCACCCATCAGCAGAAGACATCCTTAAGGAAGGCATAAGAGTGGGCCAATCCCTGTACAAAGATTATCATGTGTACCCCTATACGTACCTTGCTGGTTATTATTACAGACAGAAGCAGTATCTGAAAGCCATGGATCACTGGGTCAAAGCAGCATATGTTGCTGGAAA GTACAACTATTCAAAAGGAGATGAGGAGATGTTTAAAGAATTCTACGAGATAGCCAATGACTTTATCCCAAACATTCTCAAGATTACATCTTCCATCAAAGGTGACAGTGGTACCATCCTGTCTGCCAATCTTGCTGAAGATCCAACCTTCTTTAGTCTTGTTCTTCAGTTTTATGATGGCGTCTGCCTATGGGAGGAAGGAAGCCAAACTCCTGTTATACATGCTGACTGGGCAAAGAAGCTCGTTCAATCAATTTCACGATTTTCCCCTGCTTGTAGATCTGCATTGTCATCTATGCATGCAGGAAAATTACCTTCGGTTCATGAGCCTGTGAAAAATGATACACCTGAAATAAAGTCATCCGCAGAGGAAAGCAGATCACTGTCATCATCCAATAAGATTGAAAACAACAGCTCAGCAACAGCAAGTGTAGAAAACTCTAAAGAACCAGTGGTGTTGAATCTTagaagccaaaaaatgaaaggcATGCGAGATTTACTGACAACTAGTGGCAAAATAAACACTAGTGCTATCAAGCTGCAATTAACAGCTCAGTCCCAAGTGAGTGTGCCAAAAAATCGCAGGAGGTCGTCATTCAAAACAGACGACTATGTTTATGACTTTGGTGAAGGAGCTGAGggagaagatgaagaagaagaggaggaggagaaggagaagaGGCCAAGGAAAGCTATGAAAGGAGACAGGGATTATGTTGTatactga